A single genomic interval of Cucumis sativus cultivar 9930 chromosome 5, Cucumber_9930_V3, whole genome shotgun sequence harbors:
- the LOC101220829 gene encoding gibberellin 2-beta-dioxygenase 6 translates to MFKENTTMMMDSNPPLFDQYEFLLQSTAHLQPFNNGNLPTNSVMEECQLPLIDLKGLKSSDEKERVACRREIFEASEEWGFFQVINHGIHTELLNRMNKEQIKLFGVPFEKKFTSGILDNSYRWGTPTATHPNQFSWSEAFHIPLTKVSEAACYGDFIYLREVMEEVASAMSKVARKLAGVLVESMGQRKELLEDICDESTCFLRLNHYPICPFSGEVSGLVPHTDSDFLTILHQDSGGGLQVMKGSQWLAVKPNPQALVVNIGDLLQVNTPTPISFHPIIYHSLFFQFPYYLIY, encoded by the exons ATGTTCAAGGAAAATACTACTATGATGATGGACTCTAATCCACCACTATTCGATCAATACGAGTTCCTTTTGCAATCCACAGCTCATTTACAACCATTTAACAATGGAAATCTACCAACTAACTCTGTCATGGAGGAATGTCAGCTTCCTCTTATTGATCTTAAAGGTTTGAAAAGTAGCGATGAAAAGGAGAGGGTAGCTTGTAGAAGAGAGATTTTTGAAGCATCAGAAGAATGGGGATTCTTCCAAGTGATAAACCATGGGATACACACAGAGCTACTGAACAGAATgaacaaagaacaaataaagTTGTTTGGGGTACCCTTTGAGAAAAAATTTACAAGTGGGATTTTGGATAATTCTTACAGATGGGGAACACCCACTGCAACCCACCCAAACCAGTTCTCTTGGTCTGAAGCTTTTCACATTCCCCTCACAAAGGTCTCTGAAGCTGCCTGCTATGGCGACTTCATTTACTTAAG GGAAGTGATGGAGGAAGTGGCAAGCGCGATGTCGAAGGTAGCAAGAAAATTGGCAGGAGTTTTAGTGGAGAGTATGGGGCAGAGGAAGGAATTATTAGAGGATATTTGCGACGAAAGCACATGCTTCCTCCGGTTGAATCACTACCCAATTTGTCCATTTTCCGGCGAAGTTTCAGGGCTGGTGCCACACACGGACAGCGATTTTCTTACAATACTTCATCAAGATTCCGGCGGTGGTCTTCAGGTGATGAAAGGATCGCAATGGTTAGCTGTGAAACCCAATCCACAAGCCCTTGTTGTCAACATTGGAGACCTTCTTCAGGTAAACACTCCAActccaatttcttttcatccaATCATTTACCATTCACTCTTTTTTCAGTTTCCATATTACCTAATCTATTGA
- the LOC101221064 gene encoding uncharacterized protein LOC101221064, whose amino-acid sequence MVGVTSGGGTGRRLPQWMLGVRADDQVQRTNDAENNEKGLEEELDSQASLAKEANSVRCHPKLVLHQQKEVLMDDSCVLECESKKRKGRKLKSSQIDEAKDGHDPEAVPAKKSNRVRRKPLSSALEKRKRPRNSGSTSNLDIQVQPPDDDDIELTVEDLLVIAKEYVEADKDRDNRHKIYAERESSRINQRTSYTRNQAEGSFITNNDSKQSALVLKTSIPHDSTAISDGEKVDRSVSTMGDPAKDMLNLFLGPLLKKSVEIEQSKFLTKDVQFSCDLKSQNQRHNDNVGEVVSVMKKKSSLRDKVAIFLG is encoded by the exons ATGGTGGGAGTTACTTCTGGTGGAGGAACTGGGCGTCGTTTACCGCAGTGGATGCTGGGAGTCCGTGCTGACGACCAAGTACAGAGAACTAATGATGCAGAGAACAACGAGAAGGGTCTAGAGGAAGAACTTGACTCTCAAGCATCCCTAGCCAAGGAAGCAAATTCGGTTAGGTGTCATCCAAAATTAGTGTTGCATCAACAGAAAGAAGTTTTGATGGATGATTCGTGCGTTCTGGAATGTGAATCtaagaaaaggaagggaagaaaactaaaatcaagTCAAATTGATGAGGCTAAGGATGGTCACGACCCTGAGGCAGTCCCAGCTAAGAAATCAAATAGAGTTAGAAGGAAGCCTTTGAGCTCTGctttggaaaaaagaaaaagacctAGAAACTCGGGCTCCACAAGCAATTTGGATATCCAAGTTCAACCTCCGGATGATGATGATATTGAACTGACAGTGGAAGATCTACTGGTCATTGCAAAAGAG TATGTTGAAGCTGACAAGGATAGGGATAATAGGCACAAAATATATGCAGAACGTGAATCTAGTAGAATAAATCAAAGAACAAGCTACACTAGGAATCAAGCTGAAGGATCTTTTATTACTAATAATGATAGCAAGCAGAGTGCACTGGTTCTTAAAACCTCAATTCCTCATGATTCAACTGCAATTTCAGATGGTGAAAAGGTTGATAGAAGTGTCAGCACAATGGGAGATCCTGCGAAGGACATGCTGAATTTGTTTTTGGGTCCTTTGCTTAAGAAGTCTGTAGAGATTGAGCAATCCAAGTTTCTTACAAAAGATGTACAATTTTCTTGTGACTTAAAGAGTCAAAATCAAAGGCATAATGATAATGTTGGAGAAGTAGTCTCAgtaatgaagaagaagagcagCCTGAGAGATAAGGTTGCAATATTCCTTGGCTAA